A stretch of DNA from Cannabis sativa cultivar Pink pepper isolate KNU-18-1 chromosome X, ASM2916894v1, whole genome shotgun sequence:
aaaaataaactcatagaaaaagaagaagatcaACCTCATCTTTCTGGTGCTTATATTCGTAGCTTAGTAAAACAACTcacctcatcatcatcatcaccatcttcttcttcatcatcatcatcttcaacaATGAATCAAATTCCcatcaacaaaaacaaaaaagatcCAAACTTTGATAATGATATTAAAACCCCAAAtcaaaaccaaaaccaaaaccaaCCTCACAAGAAACAAGTTAGGAGAAGACTCCATACCACTAGACCTTACCAAGAAAGGCTTCTTAATATGGCTGAAGCAAGAAGAGAAATTGTCACTGCTCTTAAATTTCATAGAGCTGCcatgaaacaacaacaacagcaatCTCAACCACCACCACCGCCACCGCCTCCTCCGCCGTCTCCGCCACCGCAAACTCGGGTCAATTCAAACCTCCCCTGTTTTGAAGAACAGAGTAAAAACCCCTTTTACTCATATCTTCCAAATCCATACCCAAACCCTAATCCATATTCATTTtccccaattcaaccccaattcaaTTTCCCTCTACCCAACCAAACATTGGGACTAAATCTCAATTTCCAAGATTTCAACAACATAGACACAACTCTTTATTACAACAACAACTCAGCTGAGGTTAAGGCCTCAGCCTCAACTACTACTACTTTCTCTGCCTCCACCGTCTCGATGGGAGCAGGAGGAAGTAGTGGTAGTAGTACTAATCCCGGTCCAGTACCGGGATTAGATTTACATGCAGCAATGGATGATGAAGAAATGGCTGAGATCAGATCGATTGGAGAACAACATCAGATGGAGTGGAGTGATACTATGAATTTGGTTACTTCAGCTTGGTGGTTTAAGTTCTTGAGGAGTATGGAGAATGAAAGTAATGATGAGAGTCATGATTATTGTGATGATGGGGTTAATGGGTTTAAGACATTTGATGATGAGGTTATGGAGTTTCCGGCATGGTTGAGCTCTAATGAAGCTGGGTTTGATGATCATCACTGTTATTTCTCCGATGAGTTTTCTCAGGCTCCAGCTTTGCCTTGGTAACAattttaaactaattattattcttattattattatttttgaatttgtgatatatgttttttaaataagaaaaaaaaatagaacaaatgttttatgttttttttttaaaacaaaattatttaatacaattacttgattaatttatgaaaaaaagtTATAATACATGGTAAGTATCTATTTATTTCGATATTGAGGAGActtttagtttgttttttgatataatttaatgaataattttatattacatccttataataatcattttgctatatttttttatctgattaagcatctaattttttttctttattgtgcTAAAATAAACtagattaaattttttttctgaattcttattgaaataaaaaaaaaaatatagcaaaatGATATTTTAAGGTGTAATAGAATTATAGTCATTAATTTATATCTCAAAAACTCTAAATATTACATAGTGAACAAGTTTAAAGTACAAATGTTTTATGTTGCTTTATCTTTGTTATGTTCTTTACTTTATTCTAAAAtcatttatgtaattaattaaatttcgttTTCATAATTTGTCACTTTTAAGTGTGACAAAAGCACTAGATCTTTAAAAGGatcatcttttattttattttattttgttttctttttggtGTAATTAAAGGattttttgttgtgttttaaTAAAGCTCTTTAAAAATGCAAAAATTGTCAAGAAAAGGTGGAAAAGGTTTTGGTGTGCCATCGTCACtatttgttatatttaattattttggtccaattatatatttttaagtaacCCCACAagaatattcatttttttttctttataataaatttCAACTCATCAAAGGGTATCATgtcataaatattaataattgttatatatataaagttgaTATTTTTGATTGTTGGCTCATAAATTTTTCTATACGTAATGATTTTGGTATTATGATTTTGTGATTCACAGCATGGACATTGAAGAAATTGAAGGTATGGATGAAGACTGGTTAGGTTAAGCCTCAAAAAAACaatttatatgattttttttttaatttttttttgggggtTTAGATAATTATTTTGGGTAgttttggaagaaaaaaaaaagagtaaagaaAGTATTTTGCCttttattttgagtttgagTTGAGACTACAATAAGGGCTTTTGCCTAGATTGATGTCAAAGAAGGCAAGCCATagaaaaaagagaagaagaaaaacagaaataatatgattgaattgaaagaaagtttttttttagtttttcagcTTGATcataaaagatatatttttaataataataataataataataataataataagggatttttttattattactcttcaaaaaagttttttttatatatatttttactgaAATTCACATAGCAATTAACGGAACAATTTAGATTGTAATCCAAATTCATATAGCAACAATTAAGGACAAAATCTATGGTAGTTAGTTTTTAATGGAAGTGGAGGATTTTAATTATTCAACCAGTTTAAtgagtttttatttataaaaatatagattactgatgtttttatttattttttggttttaattttgttattatttttttattattatttgtatgtcGTTTTTATATGTTACCGTAAAAttgtaattgaaaaaataaaaaatcataaaattgaaaaaaaaaattgtaaaaatattaaaaaaattatctaactgtaaaaaaggataaaaaataccaaaaaataatactttgtCTAAATTTTTAGAAAGTTTCATTAAGCTCAATCAATCAGGATCCAATTATGAATTTTTAGAATAGGTAGGTGAGAAATTGCAAATCGGTTCTTTTACTCTAATAACTGCAGTCTTTAGCtttaaatacaaataataataataataataataataataataataataataataataataataataataataataaatactttGGTGGTTTTGGTATGTCTCCCACAGATTTATTGACAGGCAGAAATCCGTGAAAATAATTGTTTTGTTTGGAATAATATGAATTgaatcttatatattttaaaaaaaatgaaaaatgaagtattttttattttaattattaatatttttattatataataataaaaattggaGATAATGGGTATCTGAAACTAAATGAATAGTCAAGAGATTTAGATAGACTAGATTGAATACTGCCTAACTGCATATTTGTCATTGTATTCAAATATAGGGAACACTATTTCTAATTTTGCAggctaattataatattaattaatacacAGAAAAATATAccaatttattgttattattattattattataacaaaTAATGAATAATTAAGTTATTGTAGTCTCACTGAATTACATgatttcttcttctattttctttttatttattctaatgATATGAAATTTTGATGGAGTGAAAacacattaaaaattaaaatatggggTTTTCTTAATTAGGtagctaatttattaattttttattttcttttactaATTGTTGACGTGATTTTTAATCAACCCACGCAGAGTCGtaataaatgaaatttaaactaaaattgtAATAATAAATGTAATTAATGATATCGAAATTTGCAATAAATATAATGAAAGACAGCGAAATTTAAAGAGGTTCAGCCCCAGATGTaggtaatagcctactctcttttatattttattgatcAGAGTTACAAAAGTCAATAACAGGTTCCTAAATGCAAAGAATAacatagtgttttttttttcttctttaagtGCTCAAAATTGCGGACCCCCTTCCCAGGCTATAGGGAAAAAGGTCGATGCTTTTCACTTCAGGAGATGCGACCAATGCGGAGCTATCTCAACTGTCTCCTTGATTTTCGGAGGTAGTTGAAATCTGATTTTTATGATAATATCCTGTTATTTTTCGTGGGTTTATAACTATCTTTGAGCTTCTTGTGGGATTTGAACATTTGATAACTAGTCATTGACGATGAGCGTCTCCCAAGGTGTGACACGGTCGTTGACCACCTTCGGGAATAGAAGCTAACACTT
This window harbors:
- the LOC115709520 gene encoding uncharacterized protein LOC115709520, which gives rise to MRQVRSSNTKGMVEIDHHHHQQLHLHHHHHNNNHNKNKLIEKEEDQPHLSGAYIRSLVKQLTSSSSSPSSSSSSSSSTMNQIPINKNKKDPNFDNDIKTPNQNQNQNQPHKKQVRRRLHTTRPYQERLLNMAEARREIVTALKFHRAAMKQQQQQSQPPPPPPPPPPSPPPQTRVNSNLPCFEEQSKNPFYSYLPNPYPNPNPYSFSPIQPQFNFPLPNQTLGLNLNFQDFNNIDTTLYYNNNSAEVKASASTTTTFSASTVSMGAGGSSGSSTNPGPVPGLDLHAAMDDEEMAEIRSIGEQHQMEWSDTMNLVTSAWWFKFLRSMENESNDESHDYCDDGVNGFKTFDDEVMEFPAWLSSNEAGFDDHHCYFSDEFSQAPALPCMDIEEIEGMDEDWLG